In a single window of the Botrytis cinerea B05.10 chromosome 10, complete sequence genome:
- the Bcatp16 gene encoding Bcatp16, translating to MNSMRFARAALRVRPTALKTPVLRRGYAEAVAEKIKLSLALPHQSVYRSQDVVQVNIPAESGEMGILANHVPSIEQLKPGLVEVIEESGGSKQFFLSGGFAVVQPNSSLSINAVEGFPLEDFSADAVRSQIAEAQKIAGGSGSEQDIAEAKIELEVLETLQAHLK from the exons ATGAACTCTATGCGTTTTGCTCGCGCCGCTCTGCGGGTTCGCCCTACGGCTTTGAAAACTCCTGTTTTGCGCAGAGGGTATGCTGAGGCTGTTGCGGAGAAG ATTAAGTTGAGCTTGGCTTTGCCTCATCAG TCTGTTTACAGATCCCAAGATGTCGTCCAAGTTAACATCCCCGCCGAATCCGGTGAAATGGGTATCCTCGCCAACCACGTCCCATCGATCGAACAATTGAAGCCAGGTCTCGTTGAGGTTATCGAGGAGAGTGGTGGAAGCAAGCAATTCTTCC TTTCCGGAGGATTCGCAGTCGTTCAACCAAACTCTTCATTAAGCATCAACGCAGTCGAGGGGTTCCCATTGGAGGATTTCAGCGCAGATGCAGTTAGGTCACAAATCGCTGAGGCTCAGAAGATTGCTggaggaagtggaagtgagCAAGATATCGCTGAGGCCAAGATTGAGTTGGAG GTTTTGGAGACCTTGCAAGCACACCTTAAGTAG
- the Bcrpt2 gene encoding Bcrpt2, with amino-acid sequence MGQQPSGLGGNQPGGDGKDDKSKKKDKPKYEPPPRPTTRIGRKKRKAAGPNASAKLPAVYPTSRCKLRYLRMQRIHDHLLLEEEYVENQERLRKAKAAKEGTAAPANAGGDADAADRNADERGRVDDMRGSPMGVGTLEEMIDDDHAIVSSTTGPEYYVSIMSFVDKDLLEPGASVLLHHKSVSIVGVLTDDTDPLVSVMKLDKAPTESYADIGGLESQIQEVRESVELPLLHPELYEEMGIKPPKGVILYGAPGTGKTLLAKAVANQTSATFLRIVGSELIQKYLGDGPRLVRQLFQVAAENAPSIVFIDEIDAIGTKRYESTSGGEREIQRTMLELLNQLDGFDDRGDVKVIMATNKIDTLDPALIRPGRIDRKILFENPDQHTKRKIFTLHTSKMSLNEDVDLEEFINQKDDLSGADIKAICSEAGLMALRERRMRVQMADFRAARERVLKTKSEGEPEGLYL; translated from the exons ATG GGTCAACAACCATCCGGCCTTGGTGGTAATCAGCcaggtggagatggaaaagatgaCAAGTCTAAGAAG AAGGATAAGCCAAAGTACGAGCCACCACCAAGACCAACAACTAGAATCGGTCGCAAGAAGCGTAAGGCTGCAGGACCAAATGCCTCCGCAAAGCTACCAGCCGTCTATCCGACATCCCGATGCAAACTCCGATATCTTCGAATGCAACGGATTCACGATCATTTGCTcctcgaagaagaatatgtTGAGAACCAGGAACGTCTGAGAAAGGCCAAGGCTGCAAAGGAAGGGACAGCAGCACCCGCTAATGCTGGAGGTGACGCAGATGCCGCTGACAGAAACGCCGATGAGAGAGGTCGTGTTGATGATATGCGTGGTAGTCCAATGGGTGTTGGAACTTTGGAggaaatgattgatgatgatcatGCTATCGTTTCGAGTACCACCGGACCGGAATACTACGTCTCCATCATGTCTTTTGTCGACAAAGATCTCTTGGAGCCAGGTGCGAGTGTATTGCTGCATCACAAATCCGTTTCGATTGTTGGTGTTCTTACCGACGACACGGATCCTTTGGTTTCAGTGATGAAGCTTGACAAAGCTCCAACGGAATCTTACGCAGATATTGGTGGTCTCGAGTCGCAGATTCAAGAAGTGCGAGAATCAGTCGAGCTACCATTATTACATCCTGAATTATATGAGGAGATGGGTATCAAGCCCCCCAAGGGTGTTATTCTTTATGGTGCGCCAGGTACCGGAAAGACTTTATTGGCAAAGGCGGTTGCAAATCAAACAAGTGCAACGTTCTTGCGAATTGTTGGTAGTGAGTTGATTCAGAAGTACTTGGGTGATGGACCTAGACTTGTTCGACAACTTTTCCAG GTTGCCGCCGAAAATGCACCATCCATCGTCTTCATTGATGAAATTGACGCCATCGGTACTAAACGTTACGAATCTACATCTGGTGGAGAACGTGAAATTCAAAGAACTATGTTGGAGCTTCTTAATCAACTTGATGGTTTCGATGACCGTGGAGACGTTAAGGTTATCATGGCTACAAACAAGATTGATACTCTTGACCCTGCTCTCATTCGTCCAGGACGTATCGACCGAAAGATTCTTTTCGAGAATCCTGACCAACATACTAAACGCAAGATTTTCACTCTTCACACATCTAAGATGTCCTTGAACGAAGATGTCGATTTGGAAGAATTCATTAACCAAAAGGATGATCTTTCCGGTGCTGATATCAAGGCGATCTGTTCTGAGGCTGGTTTGATGGCACTGAGAGAGCGTAGAATGCGTGTCCAAATGGCGGATTTCAGGGCTGCAAGGGAACGTGTCTTGAAGACAAAGAGTGAGGGCGAACCTGAGGGTTTGTACTTGTAG
- the Bcubc1 gene encoding Bcubc1 yields MSSNRMRRIAKELNDIANDPGAQIFCQARDGNDSDLTSLRGSFPGPPDTPYEGGTYLVDIKIPNEYPFKPPHMNFSTKVWHPNVSSQTGAICLDTLSSAWSPVLTIKSALLSLQSLLSEPEPKDPQDAEVATMLINHPKEFREKARDWAIHYAGAPRVTKWSQAAASSPSYLPPVKHQSQEEKARQEMLKYQGYNKALVDRFVSMGFDIEKVVDAFNFVHIDRHGGEDYELEEAYMGDITARLLGEP; encoded by the exons ATGTCTTCTAATAGAATGCGTCGTATCGCCAAAGAGTTGAACGATATCGCAAACGATCCTGGCGCTCAAATATTTTGTCAGGCAAGAGATGGTAATGATAGCGATCTGACCAGCCTTCGAGGTTCTTTTCCAGGCCCGCCAGACACACCCTACGAAGGAGGCACATACCTTGTCGATATCAAGATTCCCAATGAATATCCATTCAAACCTCCACACATGAATTTCTCGACCAAGGTCTGGCATCCAAATGTCAGCAGTCAGACT GGTGCCATCTGTCTTGATACCTTGTCCTCAGCCTGGTCTCCGGTTCTAACCATCAAGTCCGctctcctttcccttcaaTCTCTCCTCAGCGAACCCGAGCCGAAGGATCCTCAAGATGCCGAGGTAGCCACTATGTTGATCAACCATCCCAAGGAATTTCGAGAGAAGGCACGCGACTGGGCAATTCATTATGCCGGTGCCCCCAGGGTCACAAAATGGTCTCAGGCTGCCGCTTCAAGCCCTTCATATCTTCCACCGGTCAAACATCAATCACAGGAGGAGAAGGCGCGACAGGAGATGTTGAA GTATCAAGGATACAACAAGGCTCTAGTCGATCGTTTCGTTTCCATGGGGTTTGATATCGAAAAGGTAGTCGACGCATTCAACTTCGTTCATATCGATCGCCATGGCGGGGAGGACTACGAATTAGAGGAGGCTTACATGGGTGATATCACCGCAAGACTTCTCGGAGAACCATGA